A genomic stretch from Channa argus isolate prfri chromosome 24, Channa argus male v1.0, whole genome shotgun sequence includes:
- the LOC137109278 gene encoding interferon regulatory factor 2-binding protein 1-like: MSSASQSSSRRQWCYLCDLPKMPWAMLWEFSEAVCRGCVNYDGADRIELLIETARQLKSTHGVLDGRSPGPQQVKPSSAGPVEAGRQHGERIDRGRGEYGMSSRLPNGLHRAEDVVMSEGSRQSPNTRRAIAGAVSNLHGTISHALIAQGLVAAAPHGLLAPISGSRAGATPIAVAAGPILGDVGRRHAVSLGVGASTSALVGIDSALWRNNEVMAELNEVSRNRAEGWSNRPKAVRDVLVALSSCVPFNVRFRKDHSLVGRVLAFDASTVPEFELKVFVEYPAGSGMIFSGVPDLVRQMFRDSAKDAGKAVNSGLRYVEYEKRQGTGDWRGLSELLNDGVRMFKEPPIPEVLPQPDAVLSIAAAGRPVAAKSTTRRRKASPGSENGESEGRADHPAREPWPRGAYPGMEPLPGMAAPQEGPPRLHSQPSPISALMGVADSLSSSQMARESPSMSAAHSSSAGRPTSSSPSTASTSVSQAAMVQGVVGQGSNTSGGESSSSTQGNLLCCTLCRERLEDTHFVQCPSVPHHKFCFPCTRGFIRNQGQGGEVYCPSGERCPLAGSTVPWAFMQGEISTILAGDGDVTVKKENDP; the protein is encoded by the coding sequence ATGTCCTCCGCCTCGCAGTCTTCCTCCAGACGGCAGTGGTGCTACCTCTGCGATCTGCCCAAGATGCCCTGGGCTATGCTGTGGGAGTTCAGCGAAGCTGTTTGCAGGGGATGTGTTAACTACGACGGGGCAGACCGAATAGAGCTCCTCATCGAAACTGCCAGACAACTGAAGAGCACGCACGGCGTGTTAGACGGCAGGTCGCCCGGTCCACAGCAGGTTAAACCCAGCTCGGCTGGGCCCGTTGAAGCTGGGCGGCAGCATGGAGAGCGTATAGACAGGGGGAGGGGTGAGTATGGGATGTCTTCCCGCCTCCCCAATGGCCTGCACAGAGCTGAAGATGTGGTCATGTCAGAGGGCAGCCGACAGAGCCCGAATACTCGTCGTGCCATAGCTGGGGCAGTTTCTAACCTTCATGGCACCATATCCCATGCCTTGATAGCTCAGGGGTTAGTAGCAGCAGCCCCACATGGGCTTTTAGCCCCAATATCAGGCTCCAGGGCTGGGGCTACTCCTATTGCAGTCGCAGCTGGCCCCATTTTGGGTGATGTTGGCAGAAGACACGCTGTGTCTCTGGGTGTGGGAGCTAGCACCTCTGCTTTGGTGGGTATAGATTCTGCATTGTGGAGGAACAATGAAGTGATGGCCGAACTGAATGAGGTGTCTCGGAACAGGGCTGAAGGCTGGTCAAACCGTCCCAAAGCAGTCCGCGATGTGCTTGTAGCTCTCAGCAGCTGCGTACCTTTTAATGTGCGCTTTAGGAAAGACCATAGTCTTGTGGGTCGTGTCCTGGCCTTTGATGCCAGTACAGTTCCTGAGTTTGAGCTGAAGGTGTTTGTGGAGTATCCTGCCGGCTCTGGAATGATCTTCTCAGGAGTCCCAGACCTGGTCAGACAAATGTTCCGTGATTCAGCCAAAGATGCAGGTAAAGCGGTTAACTCTGGGCTACGATATGTGGAATATGAGAAGCGCCAAGGCACGGGAGACTGGCGTGGGCTGTCTGAGCTGTTGAATGATGGTGTGCGTATGTTTAAGGAGCCCCCAATCCCAGAGGTTCTGCCGCAACCAGATGCAGTGTTGTCTATAGCAGCCGCCGGGCGCCCTGTAGCTGCGAAGAGCACAACACGCCGCCGCAAGGCTTCTCCAGGCTCTGAGAATGGAGAGAGTGAAGGGAGGGCTGATCACCCAGCGAGGGAACCCTGGCCTCGAGGTGCTTACCCAGGCATGGAGCCTCTTCCTGGCATGGCTGCCCCTCAAGAGGGCCCACCTCGTCTACACAGCCAGCCCTCACCCATCTCGGCACTCATGGGAGTTGCAGACAGTCTGAGCTCCAGCCAGATGGCTAGAGAGAGCCCCAGCATGTCCGCAGCCCACTCCTCTTCAGCAGGGCGTCCCACCAGCAGCAGTCCCTCAACTGCCTCCACCTCAGTCTCCCAGGCAGCCATGGTGCAGGGTGTGGTGGGGCAGGGCAGCAACACCAGTGGTGGTGAGTCCTCGAGCAGCACTCAGGGCaatctgctctgctgcactcTCTGCAGAGAGCGCTTGGAGGACACACATTTTGTCCAGTGTCCCTCTGTCCCACACCACAAGTTCTGTTTCCCCTGTACCCGAGGATTCATCCGCAACCAAGGTCAAGGGGGG